Within the Arachis duranensis cultivar V14167 chromosome 10, aradu.V14167.gnm2.J7QH, whole genome shotgun sequence genome, the region AACTGGATCATCCTGGAATTGTGCGCCTATATTTCACATTTCAAGACACGTTTTCTCTATGTGAGTATTCCTGAATGCTTTTTCTCTTTGTACTTGTTTTTGCACTCTTTTACTCCTCTCTGTGATTTCTTCTCTACTTTCCTCTCCTCAAGTTTGCCAGGGTGGGCTAATTGCTATTTGACATTTTATCTCCTTTTTTTTGCTCTGTtcctttttcattcaagaagaCATGGCACTTAAATTCTGTGAAAGTGGagaaatttttatcaaataaatagGGTAAGTGATCATACCCTAGACCGAGCTGTATTATCCTGGTTGGACGACGTTAAAGCGACCAACCTCTTGTAAGTTGGTCATTATCGACTTCTCCCTAAAGAGTTCGGCCAAGTCACCTGAGACCCAAAACGAGCCCAGGACAGAAGGACACAGCCCAACTCAGAGGCGGCTAGCTACAAGATAGATGATCTcactaaagataagataagataactaacttatctcaagGGAGGTCACTCTATACTACTATAAATACCctggagcacctaggtataactcacactctgattctacacaaaaaacctgcctaaagctcGTGCTATCTTAAGCATctgagtctcttgcaggtaccactacCCTCCGGTGATCAAGGATCAACAACACTACCatatccaacaagtcagacgtAACAGCTTCGGCTACAACCGAatatctcatccgagatcgactttcagtttcaggtaaccctcgaaacattggcaCCATTGCTGAgaaacctggaagtcatcccatcatcatggaGGACAACCTTGACAACGACCATAATTCTAATTTGGAGAACAGAACGGCGTATAAGAACGCGGACACCACACTGAAAGATACACTTCAACCCCTCGAAAAGGAGGCCGACATCAGTGGGAAGCCGAAAGAGACCTCCAGAGAGAAACGAGACGGTGCCGAGAGCTAGAGGCCAAGCTCCTAAAGCTCGAGGCCGATCTCAAAACCAAAACCACTCGATCCAGTCATGAAGATAGCCTCCATAAGgaccaagacccattcaccaaggagatcatgaaagctaaagtcctGAAAGACTTCAAAGCTCCTGACATGACCCCATACGACGGTACATCAGATCCAAGTCATCACCTCATCAATTTCAGAAGTAGGATGTATCTCACGAACGCCTCAGAAGCAGTCCGTTGCAAAGCGTTCCCGACCACCTTGACTAAGACCTCAATAAAGTGGTTTGACAGCTTACCGCCAAGGTCGATTGCAAGCTTCGATGACCTTGCCAAAAAGTTCCTAGCTAGgttctccatccaaaaagacaaaGCCAAGCACGCTCAAAGCCTACTAGGGattaagcaaggagatcggaaAAATCTTCGCacctacatggaaagattcaacaaagcttGCCTTGACATACAAAGTCTTCAAATAGAAGCGGCCATCATGGGGCTCATCAACGGCCTAAGAGAGGGACCTTTcagccactcaatatccaaaAAGCACCCAACATCTCTAAACGAGGTTCAAGAAAGGGAGGAGAAATAtatcaatatggaggagaactccCAATTGGGAGACAGCTCAAAAACCGGATTCTCCTACACAACACGAGACAACGATAAAGAATCCAGGAAGAAAGAAGACCAACCCActgaaaaacctagaaaataccacaactacacccctcaTCGGGTATCTCTTATGGATGTTTACTGAGAgatatgcaacactgagaagattCTGCCGTTTTGCCCGATTAAACAAAAAAGAGGAGGAAGTCAGTCAGAGTATTGCGAATACCATCGAATCTACGAACATTCCACCAACAAGTGCTTCgacctaaagaatgtcataaaaaaatTGGCACGAGAATGACGACTAGATCGGTTTTTAGCCAATAAAGCAGATGAAccgagaaagagaagaagggatgaagaggtcggacgagttgaacgtccacctcacacccctgaAAGACACGTtcatatgataaatggaggattcgcaggaggagggatctctaaatcatcccacaaaagacacctcaaagaggtatatcatGTCGGAAAAGGGGACAGGTCACCCGACCTTCCCACTATTACCTTTACTCAGGAAGACGCCGCAGGCATCATCTCGGGGCATGATGATCCCGTGGCCATTACTATCATACTTGCCAACGCTAATCTCCACCAGACGTtcgtagaccaaggaagcttcGTAGATATCTTGTTCAAATCtaccttcgacaagctcggcctGCAAGAAAAAGAGCTCAAAGTAATTTTTTGCCTTAAGCTTCCATTCTACTAATTTGACTGGATTGACTAACTGCCATAGTAAATTTATTCATAAAGTATTATTCTAACCCTAGCTAACCATAGTTTACAGTATGAAAGTATGAATATGAGATGTAATATCTACGTATTGAAAACTAATGAAATTGTGCCCTTTAACAAGATTCCTTTATTATAACAAGATCGTTTGGccaaaatttcacaaaattcaTTACTTATACCTGAACATAAAAATCAACTTCTAATT harbors:
- the LOC127743051 gene encoding uncharacterized protein LOC127743051 — protein: MKAKVLKDFKAPDMTPYDGTSDPSHHLINFRSRMYLTNASEAVRCKAFPTTLTKTSIKWFDSLPPRSIASFDDLAKKFLARFSIQKDKAKHAQSLLGIKQGDRKNLRTYMERFNKACLDIQSLQIEAAIMGLINGLREGPFSHSISKKHPTSLNEVQEREEKYINMEENSQLGDSSKTGFSYTTRDNDKESRKKEDQPTEKPRKYHNYTPHRVSLMDVY